The DNA region TAATCTTCTTCAGGTTTACATAAATAACTCTCTAACTGTAGCAATTTAAATTCCATTACAAACAAGACATAGTTCAAGACAGCCATAACAAACTCACAAGGGTAAGGTAGATAGGCTCATAAAACAATTAGAAGTCCTCTTTCCAATTGAAGATAGTCCCAAAGAAACCTGTTTCACATATAAAGGAAAAGCAAACAACTTTTAACAACAGCAGAGACTCAGTGATTGATATTAAGGATGATAGCAGGAAACTCATTGCTAAGATGACCTCAAAACTGTCAACAAATTGCATCTCTATCCATCATCTGGGCTAAGGAGACAGAAGGAAAGCTTAATCAGAATCCTCGAAGTATTCTCCTTCATCAGATGGCTCATCAAACGAACGCAGGTCAAGCTGGTAGCGAAGGATTCCCCCGATGCCACCAAATCCTCGGCAAAACTGTGACCCCTCTTGAGACCTGTTAGTGACAAACTCAAGTGAACAACCGAAGTTTTTGTACTCATTGGCAAACCACTCCAATAGCGGCATTTTGTCCTGGACCTCCCATTCAGCTGAGTTGTCAGGATCCTTGAACTTGTTTTGATCAGCCTCTTGGTCCTTGTTTAGGTGCTTAATGACAATCTCATTGGTAACACTATTTTTCAGCACATATCGGTTTATATCAAGATTTTCCCAAACAACAAGAGTTTCAACAGCTCCCATCTCCAAAGCTTTTATTGTGTCATCCACGCCAAATACATACTTCCCAGTATCTTGACTGATTTCCTCAAAGAATTTCCCTATCAAGCGCTTTTCTTGTATAAACTTCACATTTGAGAGAATCTCAGCAGATAGCTCAATGGCCTGACTGAATCCATTTTCCCCACCATAGGACACATCAACAACATTAAGTATCTTTGCCTGTAGACGTGGATCAAACATATCAGACTGGCTCAGCTCTGTCTTGAAATCAGCTGACCCAGCAAGTATTAGTCCAGATACATTTGGTTGACTAGTGGCTGGATTAATGTAGAACTGAGTAGCAAGCTCTGCTGTCTTCCTCACATAGTTATGGCGTTTCTCCATTCGAAGACGAGCAAATCGCAGAGCTGATTGACCTCCTCTTCCATGCTTCTTGGGTAGGTCAACAGTGAATTTATGAAGGACTTCCCTAGTGTTGCCACTTAAGGTCCCAAAAAGAGTGCCATTACCATCCATGACGATGAAACCAAACTTCTCATCTGATTCCAAAAGCTCACCCAGAGGTCCCGTGTGAAACTTGTTGTCACATAGGTACAGAGACGCATTTATAGGCTTAAAAGGTGTGAGGTCAAAGGTTACCTTCTTTTCCTTCCCATCTTCAGTCATTATAGTTCCAGTATAAAGGACCAATCCATTAGGAGGTACCTTATTATACAGTTTAAGCCTCTGCTGGGCAGACGTTATTGCACCGAGGACAGACTGACGATTTACTCTGCTCTTAATATTTGATGCTGTACCATATTCTTCTGCCAACATCTTGGTAATCCGAGATATCTGATCACCAGGAGGTATAATAAGAGAGATCATACTGGTACCATTTCCTCTTGCAGATTCAAGGGCTTTGATTAACTTTTTCATTTtccatatttcaatattcttgtCATTTTCTTGGCCATCTGCCATTACAAATTGAGACAACCACAAGCTCGGCTACAAATTAGTCTGACCTAGGAAgcaaattgaagacaaattagaGTCCACGTCGATCAGGAATATAAAATTCAGGAGATAAAAGAGAAAGATAATGTAAGATTACAAACTATAATTGATTCTGAAGCACGTATTTCTGAGCATTCAATCAAGGGCCTTCATCGATGAATAAAAATTTCACAATCCCACTTAAATAATCAGACGTAATTAAAACAAATAATGCACATTTATCAGCACCCTAGAGCTTTTCTAGGTATGAATGCTATCATTTTCCACAAATTGAACTTCATGAAGCGCAATTGaatattcttctttttttaaaaaaaataaaagtaaccAACCCACCCCTGACTGCCAAAAAAGAAATTGCATCCTGGAAATATAAAAGATGAGTATAACAGGAGAATACGCATCTTAAGAATTACCAGCACTAAAGCCTGTACAAAATCACGATTACCATCTATTGTCGTCTAATGACAGGATACCTTTAAGACTAGCTTCACCTTTGATTATCCAAGGTAGCATGTAAGTAATTGATATACATGCTTCAATATTCACTTACGATCTATAACATGGAGACATTTTGCAAATAAGCAGAGATTTCATCAATATAATTTCAACTTCTTAAATACTCCAAGGCttcatttagagcccgtttggcttagcttataagttgctgaaagcttttttgagtatttggctggccagcttataggccattttgtgcttaaaataagcccaaaaaaataagttggggtagcccaattttttttttttttttttttggcttataagctgctttttttaagctaagccaaacgggcccttaaTAAGAGCGTTCCTAGTTGGGAGAAACTGCCCGAGCAAATAAATGTAAGTTCAGCAATACAATAAGTACAAAACCAAACCCATGTCTAGGTTGAAAAAATATACCTGGTTTCCAATGACAAGGACGAAGCACCTTTATTAATTTCTGAAGAAATAACCCTAAGAAAAATAGTAGTACTACTTCACAAGCAAAGACCAAGTAAATTACTTTTATTAACCAACATAAATTACCAttaccaaacaaaaaaaaaaaaaaaaaaaaactcaatacACCTAAAGAGCGCTCACCCAATCTTTTAATCACCCTCTAGGAAGGGTACTAGAACAATTGACCCTCCCCAACAGATCTCTAATTACACAAAAATCTCTGCACTAACCATCTACTTTGTAAGCCTTTCTCGAAAGTTTAACTAACTCAAGTCTACCTACATATTCCTTCTTTATCTGCGGCTTCAACGCTAACCAAACTCTTTTACCACTAGCCTCAAAAGGCAAACAAATGAGGTTTCATTCATCAAAAACTAAAAAAGTTTTGTTTTGATAGCCATGGTGTCCCGGGCCAGCTTACGCACCTCAGACTAATTCCCCAGGCTACCTACTACATCCCATCAGCACAGGTACCGGTAACTTTATCCACTCAGGCTTGAACAAATGGAAAGAAATCACCAGTGCTAGGATTTAAACCTGTGACCTCATAGTTCTTCGACCACTAGGCCGCGCACCTTTGGGTTACAAAAACTAAACAAGTTTCCACATTAACTAACTAAAACCACTTCTTTTTCAAGATTCTACTAACAACGAATCAtggaacaaacaaacaaacaaaaaaaaaaaaattaggtctTTGACATATTCATTGGGGCAATCACTTCATAAATTTTGAATCTCATTTTAGTATTAACTTCTCTAATTACCAGCACAACATAGCTCTAGTAATGGTTTCTCACATATATACAAGCAGTAACTTCGCAATAAATCAATCCACAAATAAGACAATCAATTTGAAGATActacaaaagcaaaaaaaaataaaaaaaaaattagatttagAAGGTAAACTAATGAAAAGGCAAATTAATTTTGAGAGAAAAATAGGGGCATACGTTACCTGTTGGAAGAAAGCAGGCGCAGTAGCTCGAGCAGAACTGGCTGTTGAAAAAATGTGAAACCCTTTTGAGCTGCTATTTATATGCCACAATAATAACATTTTTTTGAAATAACAAATGGATACAAGTTTGTAAAACCAGCAGATTCGTAAGTGATCGTTGGGTAGGTAGCCAAAATTATCctagaattataatttcgggaTTAATTTATCTCATATTTTGGGATTATTTTATTCCATTtaggagatgggataaaataattccGGGATAAGTGGGATAGGAAgagatatcccagcttataccatgggatgcattttatattttgtttggtacaaggtataaatttatcccaggataaatttatacttttTACCAAATAtgatacaaaaaattagtgctggatatcccaacttataccatgcaccaaacgacccctaatttCGATATACAATAAAAAACAGAATTTTACTGTCAAGCTGGAAGTTGACATATTTATATTTCCATTTTTAGTATTCCCTCTATGCCAACTTAGGTGAAGGTATTTGGAGTAAGAGCACAAAAATACTTTTAATTTTACTATGAATTTAgatatatttttttcaaaaaaaatatatatatatttgaaaattacacAAAAAAATATCACAAGTCAGCAAAGTTTAAGAAAATGATAGTcacagaaaaaaaatattttaacccCCAAAACAGTAAGGCTTTCACCTAaaatgggacggaaggagtatttaTTACTATAAGTTATCTATATTTTTAAGTGAACCTTAAATACTCCAATTTGTCTTTTTTGATTGGGATTTTTTCATTTTCAAGGTTGACCAATATTTAGAAATAAATCGGATTATGTTAACTCATTTAccaattaaaatttaaatattttgaagttaAAAGAGAAGTAATATGATTTGCTATTTTACttatatatgaaaatatgaaTACTCATTTTTTAATCTATTTTACTTAGTTTGACTCTTGACATGTAAAATGGTATAAATATTTCTCGAGAATCATTTGATAAGCTAATTAAGTAGGTTTGCTTTTTCTCTAGGGGTTTAAATATCTTTTTCTTTAAGGTTGGTGACTGGGGTAACTTGTAATGCCTCGAATATTCTAGTAGGATACTCATAGTTTTCCACCACTACAATGGGTGTACAAAGCAAATCGACAAACTGCACTAAACTGATAATTCAAATCAAAGTGAGAAAAAACtcaactagtggtttggtttgacttgatttggttttaaaaagaaaaacctgagcattgttggtttggtttggttttaactaaaaaaagtaaaaccgaatcaaaccaacccaacatttataaaatttcaaacatatttattcataaaaatatttatttataatgtaatttataaatgtttctttaacttgttcgtagttttttgtcttttacatattattttaagcttggaattagaatgttgaatggtccaataagttttatagctcaATGATATTAGCAACTCAAATAAACTGAAGCGGGTTGTGTCCAGATTGTACGCGGGATCGATTCCCGCTGGAATCATGTTTTATAATTCAAATTTACTTCTTTTGTTTTTCCAGCAAGAGAGTAACCCCACGTTTCTTCTTTTTAAGTCAAatttacttcttcttttttccagCAAAAGAGTAACAGTAACCCCACTTTTATGGTATGATCTAATCTATGGTTAATTCTGCcctacttgttttttttttttttcatttatgcaGGATAAAGGTATTCTCCTCACAACATACGACATTGGTTACTTCTCTCGTTTCTTTTTCCGGAATGCTGTGATttacttgtgggactacactaggtatattattattttgatttttttttttttttttgggaacccAAAACCTTAAAATTCTGAATCCGCCTCTGATTGATGATGATTGTGGGTGATAGCCTGTGAAGATAGTGACTGACAATAATAAATAGTCATGGTTGATGATGGTTGGCATGGTGGCACCCAGTGGATGATGATAATAGACTATAATAGTAAGGACTGATAGTTATTGTTGGGGTATCGAGGTGCTCACGGTTCTGTTTGGATCGGGTTTTGGTTAAATAAAAAACAAACTAATTTAGCTGGTTTTCTAAatattaaaatcaaaccaaatcaaatataatatacaTTTATCGGTTTGGTTGTTATCGGTTTTGGTTCAGTTATTCAGTTTTTTACAATACATAAAAATatactctttccttttttttcctaCTATTATTTCTTCACattaaacaaacaaataaagtgaCAAAGTTTTTATCAGGAAAATGTAACATCATTTCGTTAAAATATACTCGAAACAAGTCAAATATATTTAACTATATAGTGTCTTATATACATGTAAGTTAGAATACTCAAAACTAAAGATTCTAGAAACTTTATCTACCTATGGCACAAGAAAGATTGGTTAATCCTTATGGAAGAAAATATGTGATTAAACTTCGTGAACTTCATGATAATTTCGATCTAATTTAATCTATTATTTTAATAAAAACCAAAACCAGccaaatattatcgatttttaaaaatttaaccaaaccaaACCCAATAAGTGTCGATTTATTTAATCGGTTTGCTTTGGATTTCGGTTTGGATCGATTTTTAACCTAACCATGAACACTCCTAGTTGGGGATATATGATGATGGTAGTTGACATGAGACATCTAACAATAGCAGTGGATGAATGTAATAGACCAGTGGTGACAATTAATACTGGTTGTTGGGGATAAACGATGGTGACTGGTGGTGGTAATAGTCGGTGGTGATAGGTGATGGTTTAGATTATGTTGGTTGGTGGTAATGATTGTAAATGGTAATTAGTGGTGGTGACAGCTGATTGCGGGAATTAACAATGGTGATGGTTGTGGCTGGCGGATGATGGTAATCGATAGTGGTGTGCAACAACAACGAGGATAACAGTAAAAACGGATGTAGTAGTGAACTATCGTATCTATAAAATCATAAAATGGTTCATATCAAGATAACATTAAGATATTATTAATGGTCTTACTTGTTCAAATATATTCAGACTCGTTAAAATGATTGTAAAAGAAACATAACAAATTAAGTTAATGGCTAAGATCCAAACGAATAAGATTCATACGCAAAATAACATATTTAATAATCGAGAtctgaataattaaataaaatcttCATTAACCAAAATATCACGGTGCGCACGCCAAAGAAGAGATAGGATAGCCAGCATTATATTGAGGTCACAAAATAggacagcccggtgcactaagctacTGATATGCATGAGGTCCGGCGAAGGGCCGAACCAGAAGGGTCTTTTGTATGTAGCTTTACCCTACATTTCTGCAATAGACCGTTTTCACGGCTCGAACCCTAATCTCCTGGTCACATGGATCCAAAACAAACCCTAAAATTTATTACTATTATGTACTACATCATCATTAATGGATCCAAGATAATCAGTTTAATTTGAAGGGTCTCATTCCTTAAAATCATTCTTAAGGTTAATTAAGGGTCTCATTCCTTAAAATCATTCTTAAGGTTAATTTTCAAAAGCAATCGCCAAGTTCTTTTTGTAACAAACCAACATCTCCATAAGAAAGTCAACTTGACTGAGAAAACTACTTTatgttaattttatttttatattttgaactagtCCATGTTCTATTAGTACTCAAAATGACTTGAAGCAACTTTTTGAGATGTCTGTGTTCTCTCGTAAAAAATGCAGGCCCAATTTAACATGTATCTATTTTTTTTCCTTCACTATGTGTTATAGTATCTAAAGTATAGGTGACTTCAGCCAAAGCCGTTTTTCTCTTTGCTTTTCCTCCTCCCCTAACGAAGTAGTATTTTCAAATTTAGGGTAATTGAAGTATAATGTCTTGAAAAAGTGAGCCTTGAATTTAAAATATGAAAAGTAAGTTAAATCAAATGGTCTTGTTGGAAAAGCTTGAAAACACTTAACAAATAACCTTTGTTGCAAAATgagttttttttatgacatgggaacccgcaccCGCTACTCTTcaggtgcgcacagggtaaactcaACTCCTATGTAATAGCCAAAATGAGGCTATTAGATTTGTTGGCGTTTGCAAATCCGA from Lycium barbarum isolate Lr01 chromosome 10, ASM1917538v2, whole genome shotgun sequence includes:
- the LOC132613662 gene encoding eukaryotic peptide chain release factor subunit 1-3-like yields the protein MADGQENDKNIEIWKMKKLIKALESARGNGTSMISLIIPPGDQISRITKMLAEEYGTASNIKSRVNRQSVLGAITSAQQRLKLYNKVPPNGLVLYTGTIMTEDGKEKKVTFDLTPFKPINASLYLCDNKFHTGPLGELLESDEKFGFIVMDGNGTLFGTLSGNTREVLHKFTVDLPKKHGRGGQSALRFARLRMEKRHNYVRKTAELATQFYINPATSQPNVSGLILAGSADFKTELSQSDMFDPRLQAKILNVVDVSYGGENGFSQAIELSAEILSNVKFIQEKRLIGKFFEEISQDTGKYVFGVDDTIKALEMGAVETLVVWENLDINRYVLKNSVTNEIVIKHLNKDQEADQNKFKDPDNSAEWEVQDKMPLLEWFANEYKNFGCSLEFVTNRSQEGSQFCRGFGGIGGILRYQLDLRSFDEPSDEGEYFEDSD